A stretch of DNA from Selenomonadales bacterium:
GTCGTCTTGCCTGCTCCGTTTGGTCCAATGAAGCCGGTGATCCTGTTAGGGGCGATAACGAGTGACACATTTTCTATCGCCGGCACATTTCCATAGGTCTTGGTCACACTCACGCTCTCCACAGCGTTCACAACTGCCCATCTCCTTTCAAGTGCACTTTTGCCATTCGTATCATTTCTGCCAGTTCGATTTCCGACACCTCTAGGCGCTCCGCTTCCAGCACTAGATCCAGTACTAGTTGTCGCAAGGTCTTTTCGCGGCGCCGGTGCACGATGATGGCCTTAGCATCAGGTGCGACAAACATCCCCAGCCCGCGCTTCTTGTACAAGATACCTTCGTCCGCTAGCGTGCTGAGTCCCTTCGCGGCAGTAGCAGGATTGACATTGAACATCTCCGCTAGTTGGTACTGCGAGAACACCTTTTCTTCACAGGCTATCTTCTCCGCGAGAATTTGTGTCTCCAGCCATTCTGCTATTTGCAGGTAGATGGGCTTAGTTGCGTCATTGTCTAGCCTCATCGCGCACCTCCTCGCAACTGAATTAGTACATTACTGTTGTAATGTACTATACTACAAGCATTGCGCTCTGTCAACAAGAAAGAGGCGCCTTAGCTTTCGCTAGGCGCCTGCTTGGAGACAGGGCTAAGTGGGGACTAGGCGTTCTCTGCGCGGGGCACGCCTAGTTTCGCGGCGAGTGCCTTTAAGTGAGCCGGCTTGACCAAAATCTCGGTGAAAACAATGGCCGGGATACAAGCCGCCACCCAAACGAGGTAAGCGGGGTTGTAGCTGCCGGTGGTATCCCGAATAAGACCCGTGAAGTACGGCCCGATAAACGAGGCGATGCCCCAAGCGGTTAACATAGCTCCGTAGTTTACACCGACATT
This window harbors:
- a CDS encoding GntR family transcriptional regulator; this translates as MRLDNDATKPIYLQIAEWLETQILAEKIACEEKVFSQYQLAEMFNVNPATAAKGLSTLADEGILYKKRGLGMFVAPDAKAIIVHRRREKTLRQLVLDLVLEAERLEVSEIELAEMIRMAKVHLKGDGQL